From Candidatus Margulisiibacteriota bacterium:
ATGCGTATTTCCGGCGGGATGATCCGCCGCAGCAAAGACACAAAAAAATTGGAAAACACCAGCACAAAAGTAAAAGCCAGTCCCATGCCGACAGCGTTGACCAGCGCCGTCGTCACCGCCAGCGTAGGACAAAAACCCAGCAGCAGGCCAAAAGTCGGGCAGAGTTTCAAAAGTTTCTTAATATTCATTATTCCAGTTGATTTTACCCGGATACCTCGTTCGCACGCAAGCGCGAACAGCAATTATGCTATAATAAATTTACCATGTTTTGGAAAGCGATTTTTCTCGGCATCATTGAGGGGCTCACCGAATTTTTGCCGATCAGCAGCACCGGCCATTTGATCCTAACCGAGCAAATACTGCAGGGGCTTTCCGCCAATCCCAATTTCAGCAGCGCCTTTGATGTCATTATTCAGCTTGGCGCGATCATGGCCGTGGTCAAACTGTACGGCGCGATGTTCTGGCCTTTTCGCCCGGAATTTTACACCAAAATCCTGCCGGTCTGGCTCAAAATTTTTGTCGCTTTTCTGCCGGCGGCGGTTTTAGGTTTTTTATATAGAACAGAAATAAAAATTCTTTTCGCGCCGCGCGTCGTGGCCGCGGCTTTGATTTTTTACGGCGTCTTAATGATAGTCCTGGAGTTTGCGCTACGCCGCCGTCCGGTCAAAATCGCCAACCTGGCCAATATCAG
This genomic window contains:
- a CDS encoding undecaprenyl-diphosphate phosphatase; translated protein: MFWKAIFLGIIEGLTEFLPISSTGHLILTEQILQGLSANPNFSSAFDVIIQLGAIMAVVKLYGAMFWPFRPEFYTKILPVWLKIFVAFLPAAVLGFLYRTEIKILFAPRVVAAALIFYGVLMIVLEFALRRRPVKIANLANISWLTALTLGFFQCLAMVPGTSRSAVTIIGGLLLGLSRIAAVEFSFFLAVPTMLGAAALTLYDTALSFTVAEWIMLVTAFYFAFWTALLVIQFFLRYLRQYNFVPFGIYRIILGIIVLLVLR